The region TTCGCGAGCCAGCTTTCTGTTTCTCTTGCTGACAGATACAAAGTCGTCTGACTTCTTGTGCAGGGGTACGGTGCGTCGTCAGAAGACCCGTGAATGCGCGTCTTAAATACGCCTGGTCCTGGCCAGCAGCTTCGCGTGATCAGGGGTCCAGAACAAGGACGTAGCCGAATTCCATGCGATCGCCTTGGGCCATGTCGATCTGGCTGAACCCGTTGCGCTCATAGTCGGCACTGCACTGGGTGTCGACGATTTCGAAAGCGTCCTCCAGCGTGCAGAAGAAGTAGTCGCCGCTATACTCACCGTCGTCGGCCTCGGCATAGACGTAATAGTAGCGGTTCTCGAACGGGCCTTCCCAGACATCGATGCACTCGTCATGCTCGATGTTCAGCCAGCCCTCGGACCGGAACAGGGTCTCGCCGGCGCTGTTTGTGCCGCCGGAGGCGGTGGCATATGCGATCGAGACGCCGTCGCCGCTGTCGTTGCAAACCTCGATGGTCGACGTCGAACTTGCAATGGCCGCGCCGTCGGTCCGGGCCGCCGCGCCGCCGGAATTGCTGTTCCAGCCGATATGATCCTCGAACTCGGCGAGGGATACGCCCCACTGGCGCACGATTTGGCGGAGATTGGCCGAGGTCAGGCCGCCGGCGGCGAGGATCGTGAAGTCCAGATTGGGGTCGTCCTCGTCGTCCAGATAGGCCTGGCCGTGAAGATTGTTGCTGTTCCAGTCGCGCATGTCCTCGACCGTGACCGAATTGCTTACATAGGCGGTGGTAAACATGATGGTGTCACACACATCGCCGTCGCAATCGAAGAACAGGACTTCGAACAATGTGTCGCCGGCCGCGCTTTCGATATCCGGATCGCCGAAGGCATCTTCGCCGAGATCGACCGGGTATCCCTCCCGCGCGAGTGCGGCCACCACATCGTCGGCGTCGACGCCGTCGGCCACGGCCGTGCCGCTGTAGCCCAGTGAGAAAACCGTGCAAAGCGCGGCACCGGCCAGAAGGCGGCTCAACCCAGAATATGCACCGTTGCGGATATTCATGGTTCGTCCCTCCGTTATGTCGGCGGCAACCCGCCGTCGATCCTAGTCCGGATAGTAGGCGCGATCGTCGTCGCTGCGCGCAAAGTCAGCGTTGGTCGGCCAGTCCTTGATGCGGGTCGAGAAGTCGCCGCCGTAACGCACGCGAAACAGCAGCGAGCGCTGGGGGCCGTTCTCATATTCGTGGAGCTCGCCCGGCGGGTGGACGATGAACGCGCCGGGGGTGACCGGGATAGTCTGGTTACCGGCGCGCATGGTGCCGCCGCCCTCGAAACAGAAATAGATTTCGGTCGCGTTGGGGTGGCAATGGTTCGGGCTCACCTGCCCGGGCTCCCAGCAGGCGACCGTGACATCGCCATCCTCGACCGTATCGAGGATTTTCTCGACATGGCGCTGCGGGTTCCATTCCTGCTCGATATTCAGGTCGTATGCGATCATCTTTGCGTCTCCTCCGGGCAAATCCAGACGCGAGTTTAA is a window of Alphaproteobacteria bacterium DNA encoding:
- a CDS encoding cupin domain-containing protein, coding for MIAYDLNIEQEWNPQRHVEKILDTVEDGDVTVACWEPGQVSPNHCHPNATEIYFCFEGGGTMRAGNQTIPVTPGAFIVHPPGELHEYENGPQRSLLFRVRYGGDFSTRIKDWPTNADFARSDDDRAYYPD
- a CDS encoding DUF1036 domain-containing protein; its protein translation is MNIRNGAYSGLSRLLAGAALCTVFSLGYSGTAVADGVDADDVVAALAREGYPVDLGEDAFGDPDIESAAGDTLFEVLFFDCDGDVCDTIMFTTAYVSNSVTVEDMRDWNSNNLHGQAYLDDEDDPNLDFTILAAGGLTSANLRQIVRQWGVSLAEFEDHIGWNSNSGGAAARTDGAAIASSTSTIEVCNDSGDGVSIAYATASGGTNSAGETLFRSEGWLNIEHDECIDVWEGPFENRYYYVYAEADDGEYSGDYFFCTLEDAFEIVDTQCSADYERNGFSQIDMAQGDRMEFGYVLVLDP